One genomic segment of Fusobacterium mortiferum ATCC 9817 includes these proteins:
- a CDS encoding phage major capsid protein: protein MKRSDLIKEDLRAAKENARKVLASGTSTIDEINATTLNIETLEAKLNLALKEEGEIQANLKGTVLDNKNISNGIDSQAYENAFVSFLKGNASLDEKMTIQAALSSTADADGGLLIPKDQETQVIELARDYSSLRDLVYVEPVSTLTGTRVIEVDGEYTPFAEVTEGSKISDIENGDFKAIPYSCKTYGGILPIPNNLLKDNKGNLLYHVSKWFAKKKVATENKLIGDSLSTFSKTAMKGIDDIKTVLNKTLDPAISANAIVVTNQTGFNELDKMKDTDGNYLLQPDPTKPTQKLLKGRPVKVYPDKVLANDTTKAPVIIGDFKRAITLFDRQLLTVDSTNIGAGAFETNSTKVRGLLRMDVQKFDEKAIVFLQYDTAPIE from the coding sequence ATGAAAAGGTCAGATTTAATAAAAGAAGATTTAAGAGCAGCTAAAGAAAATGCAAGAAAAGTACTAGCTAGTGGAACATCAACAATAGATGAAATCAATGCAACAACTTTAAATATTGAAACTTTAGAAGCAAAATTAAACCTAGCTTTAAAAGAAGAAGGAGAAATTCAAGCTAATTTAAAAGGAACTGTATTAGATAATAAAAATATATCTAATGGGATAGATTCGCAAGCTTACGAAAATGCCTTTGTTAGCTTTTTAAAAGGGAATGCTTCATTAGATGAAAAAATGACAATACAAGCAGCTCTATCATCTACTGCAGATGCTGATGGTGGACTATTAATTCCAAAAGACCAAGAAACACAAGTAATAGAATTAGCTAGAGATTATAGTTCTCTTAGAGATTTAGTATATGTAGAACCTGTATCTACTCTTACTGGAACAAGAGTTATAGAAGTTGATGGAGAATATACTCCTTTTGCTGAAGTCACTGAAGGTTCAAAAATTTCAGATATTGAAAATGGAGATTTTAAAGCAATTCCTTACTCTTGTAAAACTTATGGTGGTATTTTACCTATTCCTAATAATTTATTAAAAGATAATAAAGGAAATTTACTATATCATGTAAGTAAATGGTTTGCTAAGAAAAAAGTAGCTACTGAAAATAAATTAATAGGGGATTCATTAAGTACCTTTAGTAAAACAGCAATGAAAGGAATTGATGATATAAAAACAGTTCTTAATAAGACATTAGACCCAGCTATCTCAGCTAATGCTATTGTAGTTACTAACCAAACAGGATTTAATGAATTAGATAAGATGAAAGATACAGATGGGAACTATTTATTACAACCAGACCCTACTAAACCTACTCAAAAATTATTGAAAGGTAGACCAGTAAAAGTATATCCAGATAAAGTATTAGCAAATGATACTACTAAAGCTCCTGTAATAATTGGAGATTTCAAAAGAGCAATTACTCTATTTGATAGACAACTTTTAACTGTTGATTCTACAAATATAGGAGCTGGAGCTTTTGAAACTAATTCAACAAAAGTAAGAGGTTTATTAAGAATGGATGTTCAAAAATTTGATGAAAAAGCTATTGTATTTTTACAATATGATACAGCACCTATTGAATAA